A part of Caldicellulosiruptor owensensis OL genomic DNA contains:
- a CDS encoding cache domain-containing sensor histidine kinase: MKRVANIFSNMSIKYKLFASYMFVILISFGIFSFMNYVIVGRDVEKQAIYSSGKIVDQTASFLENRVSSVKNVLNVLALDSTVQELVNRPDDYYYENIGNWLVDSQRFTKLFYSTCQNFDILSISIYMTQGLARLSETDSYFLFERIEKLPWYQQMVLKGELFAWVTSKMLNVARKDVVSLIRLIPDPKNISEYKAALRADISIAEIERILNQALFTSRTLAFIVNSNGEVVARSLNKTNLYLGEIIKGIEKNISSQEANVVEMEVGGEKLLVRTRNINDTDWYLVLITPYKEIHELNIKTIKQVFFMIFLIAPFTLIFAFWAATSSTSRIKRLTHNMKKIIEKGDFNIELDTHSQDEVGQLIYTFNYMLKKIKELLHEQYQLGKEKKNLELKALQSQINPHFLYNTLDLINWIAIKNKNEDISRLVTSLSQFYKLSLSKGEDVVTVENEIEHVKAYVMIQNYRFDNCIDLKIDVPQKLLQARIPKLTLQPLVENSIHHGILEKEDQKGTIIIKGEIIDGKMAAIYVIDDGVGISKEVLEKIKKGEVETTRGHGFGIKNINERLKIYFGNEAGLFYESKINEKTVAKVLFPVEE, from the coding sequence ATGAAAAGAGTTGCAAATATTTTTTCGAATATGAGTATAAAATACAAATTGTTTGCATCATATATGTTTGTGATTTTGATATCATTTGGCATATTTTCTTTTATGAACTACGTTATTGTTGGAAGGGATGTCGAAAAACAGGCTATTTATTCTTCTGGCAAGATTGTGGACCAGACAGCTTCTTTCTTAGAAAACAGGGTGTCATCAGTTAAAAATGTACTGAACGTTTTAGCTCTTGATTCAACTGTGCAAGAACTTGTAAACAGGCCGGATGACTACTACTACGAAAATATCGGTAACTGGCTTGTAGACTCTCAGAGATTTACAAAACTTTTTTACAGCACATGCCAGAATTTTGACATACTCAGCATCTCAATTTATATGACACAGGGATTGGCAAGACTTAGCGAAACAGATAGCTATTTTCTCTTTGAGCGGATTGAAAAGCTTCCATGGTATCAGCAGATGGTTTTAAAAGGAGAGCTTTTTGCTTGGGTTACTTCCAAAATGCTAAATGTTGCGCGAAAAGATGTTGTGTCTTTGATAAGACTGATTCCAGACCCTAAGAATATTAGTGAATACAAAGCTGCGCTCAGAGCTGATATTTCAATTGCTGAAATTGAAAGAATTCTAAATCAGGCTTTGTTTACAAGTAGAACACTTGCTTTTATTGTCAACTCAAATGGTGAAGTAGTTGCACGTTCTTTAAATAAGACAAACTTATACCTTGGAGAAATAATAAAAGGGATAGAAAAGAATATATCATCTCAAGAGGCAAATGTTGTTGAGATGGAGGTAGGGGGAGAGAAACTTCTTGTTCGAACAAGGAATATTAACGATACAGATTGGTATCTTGTACTGATTACACCTTATAAAGAGATTCATGAGCTTAATATAAAGACTATTAAACAGGTCTTTTTCATGATATTCTTGATTGCACCTTTTACATTGATATTTGCTTTCTGGGCGGCAACATCAAGCACATCAAGAATAAAAAGGCTTACTCATAATATGAAAAAGATTATTGAAAAAGGTGATTTCAATATAGAATTGGATACACACTCTCAAGATGAGGTAGGTCAGCTAATATATACCTTCAACTATATGCTAAAGAAGATAAAAGAACTTTTGCATGAGCAGTACCAGCTTGGCAAGGAGAAGAAAAATTTGGAACTCAAAGCTCTTCAGTCACAGATAAATCCTCATTTTCTGTACAACACCCTTGACCTTATAAACTGGATTGCAATTAAGAACAAAAATGAAGATATTTCAAGGCTTGTAACCTCTCTTTCTCAGTTTTATAAATTAAGTCTTAGCAAGGGTGAGGATGTTGTAACAGTAGAAAATGAGATAGAACATGTGAAGGCGTATGTGATGATTCAAAATTACAGGTTTGACAACTGCATTGACCTTAAGATAGATGTTCCACAAAAACTTCTACAAGCGCGGATACCAAAACTGACACTTCAGCCGCTTGTTGAAAATTCTATTCACCATGGAATTTTGGAAAAAGAGGATCAGAAAGGTACTATAATCATAAAAGGTGAAATTATAGATGGCAAGATGGCTGCAATATATGTAATTGATGATGGTGTTGGAATCTCTAAAGAGGTCCTTGAAAAAATAAAAAAGGGAGAGGTTGAGACTACAAGAGGACATGGTTTTGGTATAAAGAATATAAACGAGAGATTGAAAATCTATTTTGGAAATGAAGCTGGACTGTTTTACGAGAGCAAAATAAACGAGAAAACAGTTGCAAAAGTCCTGTTTCCTGTGGAAGAATAG
- a CDS encoding ABC transporter permease, whose product MICSITTKGVAELKKNGFWYEIKKNKILYAMFLPVAIYYILFAYIPMGGIVLAFKEFNYRDGILFSPWNGFKNFEYFFASGRAWLVTKNTILYNLAFLAAYTVFSVACAIFIAELAGKIFKKFIQSVMFLPYFVSWVVVAAMMYNFFNYDYGLINTLIKNLGGEPIDIYSNPTYWYFLLPMLYVWKWVGYGSVLYLAAIMGFDEECYEAAIIDGANIFQRIFYITIPMLKPTMIILILLALGRILRGEFDMFYQIIGNNGLLLDYTDIIDTLVFRSLMQVQDIGMASAAGAYQSVLCFVIIMLVNWLVRRYDKDYALF is encoded by the coding sequence ATGATTTGTTCAATCACTACAAAAGGAGTGGCTGAATTGAAAAAGAATGGTTTTTGGTATGAAATAAAAAAGAACAAGATACTTTATGCCATGTTCTTACCAGTGGCAATTTACTACATTCTGTTTGCCTACATACCAATGGGTGGAATTGTTCTTGCTTTTAAAGAGTTTAACTATCGAGATGGAATACTTTTCAGTCCATGGAACGGCTTCAAAAACTTTGAGTATTTCTTTGCTTCGGGCAGAGCTTGGCTTGTCACAAAAAATACTATTCTTTACAACTTAGCCTTTTTGGCTGCATACACAGTATTTTCGGTCGCATGTGCAATTTTTATAGCCGAGCTTGCAGGTAAGATATTTAAAAAGTTCATTCAGTCTGTCATGTTTTTACCGTATTTTGTATCATGGGTTGTTGTGGCAGCTATGATGTATAACTTTTTCAACTATGATTATGGTCTTATTAACACCTTGATAAAAAACCTTGGTGGTGAGCCAATAGATATCTACTCAAATCCTACTTACTGGTATTTCCTTTTGCCAATGTTATATGTATGGAAATGGGTAGGTTACGGAAGCGTTTTATATCTTGCAGCTATAATGGGATTTGACGAAGAGTGTTATGAGGCAGCAATAATTGATGGCGCAAATATCTTCCAAAGAATTTTTTATATCACAATCCCGATGTTAAAACCGACAATGATAATATTGATTTTGCTTGCACTTGGAAGAATTTTGCGTGGCGAGTTTGATATGTTTTATCAGATAATAGGTAATAACGGTCTTCTTCTTGACTATACAGATATTATCGATACCCTTGTGTTCAGAAGCCTTATGCAGGTACAGGATATTGGGATGGCGTCAGCAGCAGGTGCTTACCAGTCTGTGCTGTGCTTTGTAATTATAATGCTTGTCAACTGGCTTGTCAGAAGATATGACAAAGACTATGCACTGTTTTAA
- a CDS encoding carbohydrate ABC transporter permease, with the protein MRKGKDYILFNVIGYIFITIIGLFTFIPFVVLVVSSFASENYIINHGYTLIPKEFSLSAYKLIFQNPQRIFRAYLVTIIVTSVGTSLSLFLSTMAAYVMYRKDVKYRNALAFFLYFTTLFNGGLAPYYIILANYYHLKNNVLVLILVPLFNVFYILILRNFIRGSIPDSLIESAKIDGAGDFTIFLKIILPLSKPALASIGLFIALNYWNDWWTPMMFIEKQTLYPLQYTLYLILSSVNVAANILQNVVRIDMPKETLKLAMTVVATGPIIFLYPFVQRYFVKGITLGAVKG; encoded by the coding sequence TTGAGAAAGGGTAAGGATTATATACTTTTCAATGTTATCGGATATATATTTATAACAATAATCGGACTATTTACCTTCATACCTTTTGTTGTGCTTGTGGTAAGCTCATTTGCTTCAGAAAATTATATTATAAACCACGGTTACACTTTGATTCCAAAAGAATTTTCACTCAGTGCATATAAGCTCATTTTCCAAAACCCTCAAAGAATTTTCAGAGCTTACTTGGTAACCATTATAGTAACAAGCGTTGGTACGAGTTTGTCGTTATTTCTTTCCACAATGGCTGCGTATGTTATGTACAGAAAAGATGTAAAATATAGGAATGCATTGGCTTTCTTCCTGTACTTCACAACACTTTTTAACGGTGGTCTTGCTCCGTACTATATAATCTTGGCAAACTACTATCATTTGAAAAACAACGTGCTTGTTCTGATACTTGTGCCACTTTTCAATGTGTTTTACATTTTAATCTTGCGCAACTTTATTAGAGGTTCTATTCCAGACTCTTTGATAGAGTCAGCAAAAATTGACGGCGCAGGAGATTTTACAATATTCTTGAAAATTATTTTGCCACTTTCAAAACCAGCTTTGGCATCTATTGGACTTTTCATAGCTCTCAATTACTGGAATGACTGGTGGACTCCAATGATGTTCATCGAAAAACAGACCTTGTATCCTCTGCAATATACCTTGTATTTAATCCTGTCAAGCGTCAATGTTGCTGCTAATATTCTGCAAAATGTTGTGCGAATAGATATGCCAAAAGAAACTTTAAAGCTTGCAATGACAGTTGTTGCAACAGGTCCAATAATTTTCTTGTACCCGTTTGTTCAAAGGTATTTTGTCAAAGGCATTACACTTGGTGCTGTAAAAGGTTAA
- a CDS encoding ABC transporter substrate-binding protein, protein MKKNFRLLALILTVCFVFSTILVSMFVVGFGAQTKAKRTAPGFDPSIDVSKPVKIVGYLLGDAPAEFPNVMKELNKKLQKDINATMEINYIGWGDLNYKYPLILASGENVDWMYAANWCFYFQEAAKGGFKELTMDMIKKYMPRHYKATPSVAWQEAKVKGKIYMIPTATPDRKADVVIIRGDLREKYKLPPIKKYNDIEPFLAAIKKNEKGMMPMNLDNQYDLNSVMWRLLVEKTDYLEDVARVSTGGTGLFTTIYDTKPKVYYIMDKEILPAFKDAAKKVKSWYDKGYINRNAYANKVRSKDAFDQGKSAVAFGNSQDIQSNLANAKTKGWKVEIIPIFDKRGHRPADPYINNGVALVAKTKNAERTLMALDLIMEEKSYNYLVYFGIQGKNYIIKNNKIDLPKGVTADNNTYPPDAAGFWFTNKDQFLPLASWDDNYIALRNTIKKALVSSPLSSFSLDQTKVKTEIANLNSVMTQYYNPICLGMVKNVDEAFATLDKKLKAAGVEKVKAEALRQLEQYFRERNQ, encoded by the coding sequence ATGAAAAAGAACTTCAGGCTTTTAGCGCTCATCTTGACAGTATGTTTTGTATTTTCAACCATTTTAGTTTCAATGTTTGTGGTTGGCTTTGGTGCACAAACAAAAGCGAAAAGAACTGCACCCGGTTTTGACCCGAGCATTGATGTGTCAAAACCTGTCAAGATTGTTGGTTATCTTTTGGGTGATGCACCGGCTGAATTTCCAAACGTTATGAAAGAGCTTAACAAAAAGCTTCAAAAAGACATCAACGCAACAATGGAGATTAACTACATTGGATGGGGAGATTTGAACTACAAATATCCACTTATTCTGGCATCAGGAGAGAATGTTGATTGGATGTACGCAGCAAACTGGTGCTTCTACTTCCAGGAAGCTGCAAAAGGTGGATTTAAGGAACTTACAATGGATATGATCAAAAAATACATGCCAAGACACTACAAAGCAACACCTTCTGTTGCATGGCAGGAAGCAAAGGTAAAAGGGAAAATCTACATGATTCCGACTGCAACACCCGACAGAAAAGCTGATGTTGTAATTATAAGAGGGGATTTGAGAGAAAAATACAAGCTGCCACCAATCAAAAAATACAATGACATTGAACCGTTCCTTGCTGCAATAAAGAAAAATGAAAAAGGCATGATGCCAATGAACTTGGACAACCAGTACGACTTGAACTCAGTTATGTGGAGACTTTTGGTTGAAAAAACAGATTACTTAGAAGATGTTGCAAGAGTATCAACAGGCGGTACAGGACTTTTCACAACCATATATGACACCAAACCAAAAGTTTACTATATAATGGACAAAGAAATACTTCCTGCTTTCAAAGATGCAGCAAAAAAGGTAAAGTCATGGTATGACAAAGGATACATCAACAGAAACGCTTATGCTAACAAAGTAAGAAGTAAAGACGCATTCGATCAAGGCAAGTCTGCAGTTGCATTTGGAAATAGCCAAGATATACAATCTAACCTTGCAAATGCAAAAACGAAGGGCTGGAAAGTTGAAATTATTCCAATTTTTGATAAGAGAGGACACAGGCCAGCAGACCCATATATAAACAATGGTGTTGCTCTTGTCGCGAAGACAAAGAATGCAGAAAGAACACTTATGGCACTTGACTTGATTATGGAAGAAAAGTCTTACAACTATCTTGTTTACTTTGGAATTCAGGGCAAGAACTATATAATCAAGAACAACAAGATTGATTTGCCAAAAGGTGTTACAGCAGATAACAACACATATCCACCAGATGCTGCAGGGTTCTGGTTCACCAATAAAGACCAGTTCTTACCACTTGCAAGCTGGGATGACAATTACATTGCTCTTAGGAACACAATCAAGAAAGCACTTGTGAGCTCACCACTTTCTTCATTCTCACTTGACCAGACAAAGGTAAAAACAGAGATTGCAAACCTCAACAGTGTTATGACACAGTATTACAATCCAATATGTTTGGGAATGGTAAAGAACGTGGATGAAGCTTTTGCAACACTTGACAAGAAGCTCAAAGCAGCAGGTGTTGAGAAGGTTAAAGCTGAAGCACTCAGACAGCTTGAACAGTACTTCAGAGAGAGAAATCAGTAG